The Mangifera indica cultivar Alphonso unplaced genomic scaffold, CATAS_Mindica_2.1 Un_0036, whole genome shotgun sequence genomic interval ttgttttcctcaaatcattCTCTAATAACCCCATGTGAAACAACAATGCCAACTTTACTGCATCAGTGTCGTCCTCCCCTCATAACCTTTGCTAGAAAACGCAACTCagatcaatatatataattgactTACACCtatgaaaatatgtttggtggatttgatctgtggccttcgatggaatataCATGTCAATATCCAATATATGACTGAATCAAAGACCTGTCATAATGAAAAACTCGTATGAGCTGAATCGCACGTCAACCTTATTAACTTGAAACTATAACTCCTCTCTTAAGTTCACTTTATTTATCACTCTTAGGATAGAGTGTATTAACACCCCACTGAATTGGTTATCCTTCAGATCCAAGAAGTATCCGAAATAGATACGTCGAAACATTTGTAACTGATGCtctgttaatattttcttaattatagCTCTCATATCTttatatccacgtgtagtaacttgagccttaaaatatttttccatgGGGAATCTGATTTCCCTCTTTCCCTCatccctttttttctcttttgttgagctccttgtaacaaaattaaattacagttatatcaattttataaaagaaattattcgATTCTAAACATAGATGCATTATTCAGAAAAACAGGCCTTAAATTCGAATTCCacatgtcaaaaaaccttaaaatgcaaaaattttgatttgccCCCttctatgaaaaatataaaaaaaaaaaacctataattttacAGAAAATACATTCTGCCCACTAAAATCCACCATGCAAATTCGCATGGCGGATAACTTTGGAAAAAACACATTTTGCCCTACACCACATGAATTCGACCTGCGAATTTGCGTGTCAACCAATTTTCCAAATGTGCAATTCTACCCTGCCACACGatttaatgtttaaaaactcacattttggCCCCCAACCACATGAATTGTGTGGtctaaaaagtttgaaaaatacacaaaatCTCCCCATCTCCAAGAAATCttaccacacgaattcgtgtggtcagtGCAATATTTGCGTGGTCACTATCGATTTCGTATGGTGAGATTTCACCTctcaaacttcgtttttcaaatatcatttcaataataatcaattctacaaataatctaacacaaaagccctaaggaaattcattaaaatcaccaacaaatcaatcaatttcatcaaatcttttaaaTCGGAACCCTAAGTCTAAACATctaaatttcatatcaaatcgATTAAATCTTGAACCGAAATGCATAAATGCATGACAAAAATTGTTTTACTAATCTTTTTAGCTTgaagggcattttagtctttaTAGTGAAAGAaagcatttttatttaaacttcaaaaagttGGGCAATTACTTTTGCACCCCTAAATTTTgggcaatttaattaattttccttaattttatttagatcCATGAATTGTgctctttttatttaatttcccttaagtgtggcatcaaattttaataatttcactctCCTCTTATCTTGGTCggttaatattcatataaaccAAGTTGCCCAACCTAAACGAGAATAGCAGAAGCCCAATCCTGAAACCTTGTGGGCAGAGAAAATGCCATATGATTGAGCTCAATTTTACAAGCCATGAACTTCTTTTCACTCCTTCCAGCCTTTACACCTCCGCTTCCGCGACTACCTCCACTCCATGCCAACATTCCCTCCAGGTCAAAGCTTTACTGTATTTTCAGCTAGGCATTTTGTCAAACGCATTTTGCTGTTTCTCTTTGTTAATTTCTGTCTTTTGCACGCGTGTTTAAGCTTATTTGTGTGGTGTTTGTGCAGGAGTGATTTCACTGAGAAAGCTGAAGCCATTGAATGTGAAAATCTCAGCTATTCTATCACCACAAGGCAGCGTAAGATGGTGCCAATTCTTAAGGACTGCTCGCTTTCTGTGCCTTCTGGGCAATTGTGGATGCTTCTTGGGCCTAATGGGTGTGGAAAATCTACCCTTTTGAAGGTTCTTCAGTTTTCACTTTGCTTTCCTCATGTGAGAATTTTGTTAGTATTTTGAATAATGTTTGTATGGGCTATGCTAATTTGCTGTGAAACCAACCTGATAATGTAataaactgataatttttttattacttgtaagaatgttttagttatcataacaatatttattagtTATCATATGTGTAGCTACTTTATATAGGTTTGTCGTACCAATCCTTAGTATTCTTACTTGTAATCAAAGTAAGTGTCAATCTAACTATGTTATCAATCAATATCATAGTATGATACATTATGCTATGCATGGTTGTGGTAATGTTATCAGGTCGGTATTTTGATTGGAAGTAAAGATGTTTCGGTATCTTGTCACAATGGTTTGGTAGCTGTAATATATAAGGCAGTTACATATATTAGTAAATGGAAACTGAAAATTTGCTTATGATAACTAAAATGTcattacatttaataaaaaaaattgatacctGCGATGAAAAGGCACTACTTTTCTTTTTGTAACAGACCCATGGTTATAACCCACCCAAACAATTTTATAAGCAGTGATATTTTCTATCATCTGAAGCAATTTCTTTGTACTCATAAACAATTATTTCAGCTATCATATGTTTAAgtactttatatattaatggttATTGggtacatatttttatatgaaactATAACATTCTTGTAATAAAAGTATCAACTGGATAATGTTATCAAACTAATGATATTTTATGACActtcattttatatatgtatgagtTTGATAATGTTATCGGATTGATATTTTGGTTAGAAGTAATgatgatttgatttatgtagGAATAGTTTGTCAATCATAGTTACATGTATTAGTAAATAGTAATTggaaaatcatttataataattaaaatatttgtacatACAATGAAAGACATAATTTCTTGCAAATATGATGGTTTGGTAATACATGACTATTACTGTCGGAGAACCTTTGGTTCATATGATCAACATGTATTTTTGTGCTCatggttttatatttttttggataattttggtGTTTTGGCAAGCAATTTgggtaataaaatataaatgtttgggtttttgagtATGCAGATCTTGGCTGGTCTCCTGAAGCCAACTAATGGAACCATGTACGTTAAGAGGCCAAAGAGTTTTGTTTTCCAAAATCCAGACCACCAggtttgttttttgtttctcCATATTTCATACCAGTTCAAAACTTTCTGTTTACTGTTTATTTAATGAGGcctatgataaattttatagtagtttttgttttcaatttccTAAAATGGAGGGCTAATCCAATTTCTTGGCTTTTGTCAATAAAATGTGGTCATTTGTGTTCTAAAAGTGGAATGAAGAAGACTCAAGGTTCTATTCTTCTCttgaagagaaaatataatttttaagaatctCTGGTGGCTTTGTGGTTTTGTTTGATTACgcttataataaaagaaattctgTTTGATGGTTTAGGAAACTTTATGGACCTGTACTTGGACTAGGAGAATCATGCCTGTCCTTGGTTGCTTTTCCTGAATGTATAATTTTCTGCATCTTTCTTCTGCTCTTTTGTGTGTTCAAACAAGACTTCCAAAAGAAAACATACTTTTTTTGTGATCTTTATGATTCCATACTTGATCTTTTGTAGTTTTTGCTGACAAGAAGATTTACTTTTACATTATCACTACTGTTTGTACGTTTTGGGATTCAATTTTACTAGTTTATGTAATGTATGTGAATATACCAAATGAAAGAGGTGATAATAGGACTTGAAATGTAAATGTagtaaaacaaaagaaagagaaaagaatgaaGATAGATAAGTCTGCACAAAACCTTTTGGAATATGACAAATATCTtcattttactaattttgcACCATGTTTGCTCCCCATATAGACctaattgaatcaaattgttAGCTTGCAGTAATTTTTGGTTAGCTATACTTTCCTCTATAATTAGTTTGTCTATCTTGCTAATAAGGATAAATGAgataattttcttctctcataATCTACCAAGGAGTTATAGCTGCCATAGTTCAAGACAATTGGAAAACAAGTGGAGCTAGCGTATCTTGGTTTCTCATAAGTCACATGAAAGGTTCTGAACTTCTGGTGAAGTTTGTTTTTGGTGGTAAGTTAACAATATTCTTCTTTGGAGAGTTGGCCTTTGGTTCAATTGTCAACAGTGCAgtataaattaccaaaaaattgttaaatgcTTATTAAGTCCACCTCTGTGTTGAGGCAATATCCTCTTTGATTGTCATTGTTGCATTCTTAGAGAGAAAAGCCGTCAAGCCAGACTCGACCTTTGATAGTTCTCTTATTAAAAGGTGAAGGATGACGAGTATCGGAGTGAATGAGGATAGGTATAATACCATTTATGGAATGAATGAATaggatatttaaaataatgccTTGCACTTTAAATAGAAGTCAATTTTGGGTGTATTAAATCGATACCATACTTCCTCGCTCCTTTAATTACTACTGGGTATGATCTTTGTagggagtttttttttttttttaaattaatttttttggaatcCTAGTATTCTTAAGCAGGTTTATATGTATATGAtcaattgaaaatttatgtGTTAAATGGATTTAGTGAAAATTTATATTGCCTAATGATATCCCTTTCATGTGTCTATActtatttttgaaaacaaaacatTGTGTGGTTACATTTGCAAAATGTTTTATGTTTCAGGTTGTTATGCCTACTGTAGAAGCTGATGTGGCATTTGGCCTTGGCAAGTTCAATCTGACCCCTGATGAAGTCAGATCCAGGGTGTCAAAATCTTTGGAAGCTGTTGGCATGTCTAAGTATATGCAGGTAAATTGTGCAGATAGTTAGGTTTAGGTGATTGGGATATCTGCTGAAACTCTTACATTTATGTCTGTTGCATTTTTCAGAGACCAGTTCAAACTCTAAGTGGTGGTCAGAAACAAAGGGTTGCCATTGCTGGTGCTTTAGCTGAAGCATGTAAAGTGTTGTTACTGGACGAGCTTACAACCTTTTTGGATGAAACTGATCAGGTGATTTAAATGATTGACCTGAATGGCATATGCTTAGTATGTGTAATTAGGGCAAAAGGAATCTAATGATGAAAACTCTTTTTAGCTAAGAATTATTAAAAGCACAATTTTCTTTCTGATTTTGCTGTCCATATTACAATTTAACCATGGCACTGGATTTTGCACTTGGCATAAATTCATTAATCATAGAACACTAGTATTGAGAATTACCAATATCAACGATAATCCTCAGGAACTTGATAAGAGCTACAGAGGTTCTGGTAAGATCAAATGCCATAGCTTGACATCAATTTGGAAGTTAATTCATTGCTCTGGAAAAGAAATATACATTCCTTTTTACGTTTATATTTCTGCAATTAGcttcaaaattaatcaatatgGCTGATTATAATGCTCTGATGAATCATGTGCACCTCAGTTtgtagcatatatatatacatatatatatattttaaattctgAATTCAGTGCTACCTCTTAATAATGGTTCATTAACTATGTCAACATTTTTCTGAACAAGattgtttttctctctttgttGTACTAGTTTGGGGTGATCAAAGCAGTAAAAAATTCATTGGGTGATTCTGGAGAAGTGACTGCCTTATGGGTGACGCATCGATTAGAAGAACTTGAATATGCAGATGGTGCACTTTATATGGAAGATGGTAAGATTGTGATGCAAGGTGATGGATCAAGGATAATGAATTTCATCAAAAGGCAACAGTCATCTTATATTGACCAGATAAATTCTTGATCagatcttttttttaattgcttaTTTTTGGTTATATATTCCCTCATTATTCTCTCTTGTACATGATTCTGATTTCCTAAAAAAAATAGTATGCAAATCTATTTGTTTGGTGTTCCATATGATTCATGTTTCTGGGTTAACTGTTTAGGCTATCCAATTAAGAGAAGGATAATGAATCATCTTGGGCTTTAGAAGTTTTGATGGGTGGAATTTTGGGTCTACCCTAGGGTTTCATGGTGCATGATTAGGTATATTTTCTATAAGAATTAGGATCCTATTCTCTGATTCAAGCTTTCCTGAACTGTTAAAGATCTTAAGCCATGTGCCTATCTTATCATCGTCTATTCTCTCTAACTCTTTCATTTCTGTGATCTGCTCAATCGATGGAGAAATATTTTTGATAGtttgctttaaaaaatatttagtattttcaaCTTTATTGTATTGTTTGCACCTTGTTAGGCTCTAGGATGCTCTGTAGGAGTCATAACCTTAATTTGCAAGTTTGTTAGTATTACAACTTTTGGAACAAGCCTGTAATTTATTGTGTTGATGGGTTTATTTCAGTTTCCCATATAGTGTTATTCAAAACTTTTATATACCTCCATGATTATCAAAAtctccttaaaaaaataaaaaactagtCTAGTCAAAGAGCTCCATATCCAATCATAATTCTCATGCTAAGTTTTAGGTGAAACACACATATGTGAAACACAAAAGTAAGCTTGTGTGGGTGTAGGCTCAAAGCAGGTAAGTTTTACTTGAACTTGAGAACTGATGGGGTATGGATATCTTTCAATAGTAGTGAGTGTGTTTCATATTGAGCTTCTTGATTGGCAAAAGATAGTGAAATGGGAAATGGAACAACCAAGAAAGCAGGCCACAGAAGATGCTCTTCAACCTAAAATTGGTGACAGAAAATGAAAGATCCACTCTTGCCGCCATTTTGGAATTGTATAGGTGCATTTTTAACCAACATGCAGCCATTAATGAACAGGATACATCCACTCGACTACTGTAATGGAAATGTATCTAACTTTTGAAATTGGTGGAAATATTTTAGTCTTTGTACACttggttttgaatattttaattgggTATTCAGATAATacgtcatcatataatttaataattttgaatcatggataaaataatatccgatgacataataacacattaattGGATActcaattaagtatttaaaattggcTGCAAATAGCATtcctcatattttatttttatttttgaatcttttatcaataaaactgtgtatacacttttgaatAGATGATGGAATATACACTTACGTacgttatcatgtgattgagtaattttaaagtaaagataaagtaattttaataatataataaatacataagtatgtatctatttgtatatttaaggAAGACGAACATAGTTGTATGGGATTAGTGAACCACAAAACCAGTTTGGGACAAGTCAATATTCATGtcccctttctttttttctgcTGTGGATTGCAGTAAAGAAATTATATTCTTGACATGCTTTCAAGGTTTGTGTGTGTATAGTTATAGCTGTCTCATAAAAGCACAAAACACTTTTCAGAAAACACCAGCAATAGCAATAACCATTATTTGATGGAATTAAAAACGTACGTGCATTGGTCACATGTGACATGATTTCATGAGAAAAATGTTTTAGATGAGTTAGATTTGCCATGCTATATATGTGccactaaaattatattatagaaaaaaaaaataatgcccAAGTTGAAAGATTATACCTATTGGTCTTCTCTAACAGGTATAAATACTAAcgtgatattatataattaaatattatttaatttttaatttaaatttatttaattatctaatatcatatgaatatttataattatattaatatctatAGTTATTGTactaagaatttttttttttaattggtacTTCAAGTTATAACTTGaatgtataaatttatctattataagataattttgttttgatagtAAAACTTATGATTTACgtattttacattttcttattttgaaaagTGAGGGTACACACGGATggatttgatataatttgagagttttttaaaatcaaattaaaaaaaaaaacggtttaaaagtttttaatctaaatcaaactattttagattttaaaccaaatcaaaacaaatttaaaaaatagtttgatcaaatttggaTTATGACTTGcacttattaaaatcattcacttctaaatatatattatttgacaaaattaattgaattaaagttttttaaaatacaatataaacatataaaataaatatgaaaaaaacaaatgatatacttaattatttattgaatttttttttcaaatatagttatatatatttagtttggtttaaaagtTATTCAAATCATaacccaaattaaaaattatttttgaaaaatttattaatttaaatcaaattaaaatataatttttaaacaatttagtctgattttacaatttgaattgaattatatatccttttattaaaaagaaaacatcaatcgtatttttcacaatttcttACACTTTTCATATATAAGATCTTTCATTTATAAGGTTATTAATTCTTTGCcatgtaaattataatatttgaaaaaaaataaataaatactaatcACTTCCTCCATAgttttgtattaatttgtattgtaTACTAATAAAAACATTCCACTACATAATGggatgatttaataattattttcatatatttttttttatcatcaaatcCACTACATAATGGATTTGAGAATCACATGAAAAGTTGTTGAATtagccaaaataaaataaataatttaaatgtagtcaattattaaatctacttaaatatttaaatctaataTTCAGAAAACAAGTAAACTATCAAATCATTGGACCATACCTAATTCTTTTCCCTCTCAACTTGAATCAAAGATATTGTAAAGAATGGTTGAAACTTGAAAGATAAGCTTGTTTGACTTCAAAATGTGAACAAGTCAACTTTGGGGGCATTGGACCAAATTGGTACAAAATCAAAGCCTTGtccttgaattttattttacattttctgAATATTTTTTCCATaagaataatttcataaaaaaataaaagaaatctaAATAATTGACAGTAAATTTTCAAGGGAAATTACTAATTCCAAGTAAAAAATTTCCcatgaattttgtttgaaagaatattacattttgagtgtaataaattttactttcctgtttttgtttgatGATTTCATGGTCACTGATCAATTGCTAAATGGTTTTgtatttttgcatttttttaactaaaattccaaacaattaaaaatttgggctaaaaaaataaaaaattttaatttatctaaaatttattatatataatttatcaaaggaaaaatatgggtcaaattttttcttcatttgtaGAAggcaaaatgaaa includes:
- the LOC123206429 gene encoding ABC transporter I family member 10-like, translated to MNFFSLLPAFTPPLPRLPPLHANIPSRSDFTEKAEAIECENLSYSITTRQRKMVPILKDCSLSVPSGQLWMLLGPNGCGKSTLLKILAGLLKPTNGTMYVKRPKSFVFQNPDHQVVMPTVEADVAFGLGKFNLTPDEVRSRVSKSLEAVGMSKYMQRPVQTLSGGQKQRVAIAGALAEACKVLLLDELTTFLDETDQFGVIKAVKNSLGDSGEVTALWVTHRLEELEYADGALYMEDGKIVMQGDGSRIMNFIKRQQSSYIDQINS